Below is a window of Apium graveolens cultivar Ventura unplaced genomic scaffold, ASM990537v1 ctg4308, whole genome shotgun sequence DNA.
CCTTTGCTCACTATAACTCCACCTCCTGTAGCTCTTTTCCTAAATTACCCTTAGTCATATCTTGTTGGACAGTTTTGCCCTTCTTCCCTTTTATAGCATAAGTCCACAACACAGGGGTCTGGTGTTGGTTTATTGCACATTCAGACTTTTTCCCTTCTAGCTTGTGTCCGTTTTCACCCTGCTCATTCTCATTTTTGCTATTTCACAGATAAATCCGCACATAATGCAATATGGGAAAGTAGACTCCACTACAAACTCCTTAAAGTTCCCTCTTTCTAGACCATGCAATGCAGGGGAACAATGTTTTCTGAGTTACGGGAAACTCTCTTGTTCTCATCTGGTTACGTTTTATGGGTTTTCAACTCAAGCAGACAACCCCTATGATGTCATTCCAATTGGTACCTCTTCTGTCTTTTACCTTTCAGAATAGGACTTTTCATGCTCTTACTGATTATGTGTGCAATATCTTGTAAGTGATTTGCTTGTAGATACATGTGTATATGTTTAGTCTAGAACTAAGTTTTGCTTGACGTTGGTCACTGCTTGTTCTTTCTCATACCTTTTTCAATCATTATGGAGATTTAGATCTTCATGATGCTGATGATTCTGAAAATGGAAGCCAAATGTCTGATTGGACCATGCATATGGTGAGGGGTACTTGGCTCTCAAAGAATCATGAAATATTCAACTATGGATTGCCATCTCCTTTATTGGATCATTTGCGTGAGCTCAGGGTTCTACTATGCAGCCAAATACCATTGTATGTTTCCTACCGTATACTATACCATTTCTAAATGTCTTCTACTGCTTTATTCTTTCCCCAATAATgcaaaattttattaattttgtgcTTACGTGCAAATATCATTTCTAAATGTCTTCTACTGCTTTATTCATTCCCCAATAATgcaaaattttattaattttgttttTACGTGCAAATATCTGTAGCTGATTCAGTAATCCTTTAAAATGATTTAGACGCAAGAAAACTTGGCAATTGAATTGGAAATACTCTTAGTTCTTTGCTCTACTTTCGAAGACATGATGCAAGCCATATGTGATACTGATGATGACGACAGGTTGATACAGCTTGTAATTTATTGTTTCCAGAAATGTCTAGTATCAGTTCTCTAATAGTAAATATTCCTCATTTTACAGGGAAAATGTTAGTTGGGATGTAAAATTAGCCTTAAAGTTCAAAAAGTCACAAAGAAAGATACTCTCCTCCATTGTAACTTCTTGTAAAGCTGGTTGCAAGTTGGTGGAAACTGAGTTGTCCAAATGTATAACTTAAGGCAGCTGACATGGAAATTAGATAACTAATGTTATATGATATATTGGAGCAAATAATTTTTTGTAACCATTTCCCTGCCTTGTATGATTTCTTTTGTTCTTATGGTTGATCACAAAAATGTAAATATTTGCGGATACATGTGTATCCTTCATTGATGCTTATATACTTGATCTGTTCATGCCAGGTTTACAAATGGTATAGACTTTAATCTCTCCGATGATATCATTTAAGTTCGAAGCACTATCTATTTTAGTTATCAATAAAAGTTTTTGATTAATTTCATCAAAAATTTATTTGAAACAATATAACCAAAGTAGAAATGATATTCACCTAGCATAAGATGTTAACTGCACACATATATTTGTTTAATTCTTTTGAACTGTTCTAAGCTGTGAAAATTTCTCTCTTCCTTGGCTAGCAGTTAATGCATGCTGGTGAAGTAGTTTGTTTGAAATCAATATATAAATAATTTCTAGAAGATTATAGATACTCTCTTGTTTCAGATCTGAAAACAGGCACCGAGTGTAGTCTGTAGATTTCTACATTTCATTTACGATAAACAAATCTTCTCCTGAAATTACAGAACTTCACTGGTTAAAGTTCTGCTCTTCCCTGATTTTGTTATATGATCAGAGCTTGATTTCAATTCATAAGATAGTGAAATATAATACGGAATTTTTAGCGTGTTCTTTAATTTGGAAAGTTTTATTTCTACATTTTCATCAACAATCATAAGATTAACTGTAGTTCTTGACACCAATGATCCGCATGTTCTCAAGTTCGTCTGATCATCGAGGATAGTTCTTGTTAAGTACAGCTCTTTCCTACCAGAATTACGACCATTCGAGCAGATTTGCGTTTAGTGCACTTTTTGCAGTGTTTCTGTCTGTCCTTGCACTCCTAAAACACCTTGCCCAATTATAACatacacacaatataaactagGAAAATGTGGTGCAAAAACAACATGCGCTTCCCTCTTTGTTCGTCTACACAACAAATTATCATCACCCTCACCCGTGACAATACAGACTATTTCCTCGGAGACAAAAGCAACCTAGAATTAACACAAATAGCCCAGGAAATACCCTCATGGGATCAAATTCTTATGAATACATTATCAAATATTAGTCATGTTTACTAAATGTGTTGAAATTTTTCTTCAAGAAGTATATTAATGATATTTTGCCGATCATTTATCTCTAATTCCTGATAATTCAGCAACAAACATGATCTAGCAACAAACGTGATCCAACAAAAATCACCAAAGATTATCAGATCCTTATTGCGCTGCAAGAGTGTGAGTATTGCAATATTTTAGGATATAATAAGTGCTTGCACTTCATGACTATCCTAAATGGCATAGGCCACTAGGCTACATTACATAGTCCACCCAGACCAATGTCTAGGAATGCAATTGGAAAAAGAAATGACCATAAACATTAAAGGTTGCACCTGAACATGCATTTACACCTTGAGCAAGCTAATCAGAATGGAGACTCAAAAGCAGCCATTAATTTGTCTAATAGACGATATCAGCAGCTGATTAAGTCAAAAAATACCTTGTACTTTTATACTTAAAAAACAAACTGTTCAACTCTAGCCGATAAGAAACAATTTAATAGTCCCATCAATACATGGATTATAGACTCAGGTGCCGCTCATCAATACTCTCACCCACTACTTCTTGTCGATTCCTGAAGTCTAAAACCCTAAAATATGATCTACATTTATGTCATGGTATCACATATTGGTAATATCATTTTGATTCCTGATTTGACACTAAAACAAGTGCTATATGTTCCAAAATTTCAATGCAATCTGATAATATATTGGTATTAGTTCACCGTATACAATCTCCACGAGCTATCTTAACTTTATTATCTTTGACATTACTCCACGAGTTTTGACTTTTGATTGGAAAAAGAAAAGCAATACTCCTACAAAAGATAGTTAAGGAAAAAAAGAAGGGAAATGGAAAATTTACATTTCTAAAGCAACAAGTATTAAATTGGAATAATACCAGAAGAGTTCCACTGCAGAACCATGAGCAATCGTAACAAAAATATACATAATTTACTCCGGTATCGAAAATGAATATGCAATAAGTTTCACACATTTCCACAACTGTACTCTTTATCACACAACAAAAAAGTGGGATTTTTACTAGCATCTGAATTTAAACTTGTACCGAAAACTGAGATTTCTATCTGTCCACGCACACCAAAAACACCTTCCCTATATATAACATACTCACAAGATGAACTAGGCAAATGTGGTGCAAAAACAACATGCATTTCCCTCTTCGTTCTTCTACACAATGTATTATCATCACCCTCACCCGCGACATTACCAACTACTTCCTCATTCATAGACAAAAACAACCTTGAGTTAACACAATTAGCCCACGATATCCCCAAAGCAGGACAAACCCTCCGTCCCGAACTATACAAACTGTCATAATTCCCAATCCTCAATCCATTCAAATCCCCCGATCGCATGACATCGACCACCTGATTCGTCACCAAAACAGCAACCCCATATTTCTTCGCCACAAATTTCAAAGTGGACGAAATCTTGAAAAACAAATTTGCCCTCCTCTTAAGATCAAATGGGTTATTATCAAATTCAGACCTAAACAACGCCGCTATTGAATCAATGACAAGTACCTTAATCGGCATCGTTTTACGAGACTCCTTCGCCAATGCAGAATCTAGCTTAAACACAACATCAAACAGGTGATCTGCAGAATCTAATTCCTGAACAAGAACATTATTACGCACACATTGAACAGAATCAAATAGTTGAGGGTACGATAAGTAAAAGGCTTTCGATAATTGCTCAAAACGACGAAAAGGATAAGGGGGTTCAGAATGGAGATACAAAGAGGATGATGCAAGGCCACCGAGTGAAAGTGGAAGCTGAGCAGAGAGGAGGAGTTGGAGGGCTATTTGGGTCTTTCCGGACCCACTTTCGCCGGAAAGTTCGGTGATGGACCCACATGGCACGCCGCCGGCGAGATATTGATCAAGAACTGGACAACCCAAATTTTATATCAGATTTTCTGAATTTagataatatttaaaatttatattaacTTGCGAAaatgataaatattaaaaacacaTTTGAAAAAAATCTGGAAAAATGTTCAATAGAGCTTTTAGAACACgtaaaaaaacataaaaatataagttatttggAATACATTATGTCAAATGGAGATTTgcaaaaaattttgaaaattaaaaaaagaCAGTATTAACTAAAAATGTTATTACTCCACCAGAATATATATACGTCATGAATTATATAACATTTTGCAAACTTTGATTTAGTAAGAGTGAATGATAGATTGATTGTGCATTTAAATCCTTTGAGAATTTTGTGCAATTATTTGGTTATTGATTGGTAAAGAAAGTAACTGATGAATAATAACTTATTTTGTAATTTCAATCAGAGGAACTGATCACGCAATGAAAATAATTTACAGTGCGCTACAATGAATTGGGTCATAATATAACCCGCTTAGAAGCCCAGAGGTGTTTAATAAAAAGATGATTGCTTGTTTAGGCCCAATCAGTGAAGTTCCTTTTAGTAGCCCATCAACCTAGCAAATGGCTGACGTATACTAATCAATCAGAGAgtaaataaaaaagaaaaaagaggcAAACAATATAATAGGACTGAAAGCTTTTAAATTGCGTTGATTAAACTCATAAAGTGTTAAAACTTAGAAATGTATATTTCTAGTACAGAATGATTATTGTTTTATTAGGAAGGCTAAAATAGTAGCGAGCCCATAATTAAGTTGGTGAATGGGAATGAGAATACACCTGTAACTGTAATTTATACTTTCTCTATTTGAACATTGAAGCATGAAATTGTCGATTCTAATGTGAAACTGATCCTTAGACCAATTGCAGTTTGTAATGAAGATCTTGTGATTACTGTAAGCTTTGTATATTTTTTAGGTAAAGATTCAgttggtagttgttaatggaATGTTGGACGACTGGTAAACAAGATGAAAAGCAGTGGAGTTGGGGTATTTTCCTCCCAGGAGTTCAGCTCAAGTTGCTGGACTACACCTGGAGATAGAGTTTGCCTTGTTGCAGCTTGTCAACTGCAGTAGTTTGATTTCGCTACTTGGGATGCTGTATAACTACTTGTTCTCTCTGTTTCTAAAACATTCTAATTATTGTAATGCTCTACTCCTTTTTATAATATTCCAATTATACAAACATTTCACAATCACAAAACTGAAAACAAGCTTGCTTCTTGGTTTCACATATCTAGATTATACTACCACATAAGCAATTTAACGTAGCCATGTGTACTAGGGCGCAAAAAAACCTCCagataattattttcagaatctCTATGAGTGTCATAGTTATTTTCTCCCAAAATTATGCTTATTGTACATGGTACCTCGATGAACTGGTTCTCATCCTTGAGCGCAAGAAAAACTCCAGACAATTTATCATACTAATCTTCTACGAGGTTGAAATCCGAGATATAAAACACCAGCTCGGGAATTATGGTCCGGCCCTCGAAAAGCATAGGGCGAAGTATAGCCACAAGATAGACAAGTGGAGAGAAGCTTTGGTAGAAGCTGGTAGTATTTTGGGAGACCATGTAAAGAGGTAACTTTTCTTACTTCTTTCGCAATGCTATTATGTTTAATGCTAAATAATACTGTGTTCTATATTAATAGCTTTCTTATATAAGTGATCTAAATATCTAATATGTTCTGTTATACATAATATTTACTTCAAGTTTTAATTCCCTGTTTCTTCTTCATTTACAAATCATATACACACTTCTCAACATATCAGGATTTCACTTCCAGGTTACAGAGCACTTTTATCCAAAACACTGTCATCCAATGTCAAAAAGTTCAGGTTTACCAAGCAGTTCTTCATCGTCCTTCTCTCGACAGGGGTCATTTAATGACGAGGTGATTCTTTACACAACTAGTGTTAAAAATGGCCTAGGCGCAAATGGGCTGGTAAAGACTATTCTGATGAGTGGAAATGTTGTATTTGAATGGGCTGGTAAAGACTATTCTGATGAGTGGAAATGTTGTATATGAAGAGAGAAACTGTTCAAAAGAGCCAAAGTATCTGACAGAGCTGCAAGAGCTGGTGGGTAATGACAAGATGAGGCTTCCCATGGTGATTGTGAATGGGAAGGACTTGTGCGGAGAAGAAGAAGTTGAAGGTTTAGAGGATTTTCAAGACATAGTGAAGCTCAAGTCAACTCTGAATATATTGTATGCTGGACAAAGGCAACTAGAGAGTATAAATGATTATATGAGAACTACTAGTTCAATTTTAGGTTGGGACAAGAGGTCGCATATTGTACTGGACAACGGGAACACGTGCTCTCACATAAAAGAATAAAAAATTAGccattttttattaaaattttaaggtataaatatgtatattttataAAATGTCCCCACCAGAAAAATGTTAAGTGCCCCCGTAATGTTAGCAAATCTTTCATAATTTGAGtcatatttaatttaatttataattatatgatCATAAATTGGAGATTAAATAGATGAAATACTAATTTTAGCACTtcaatattaaaaaaattgaaatttcaATGAAAATGATAAAAAAAGTTGAATTTCGACACGTAATATAGTCACTTAAGTACATGATGCCCCCACTGTAAATATTCACTCCTTCTGCTATTCCCTaatattatgtaaagttgttgGAATATTGATGGAGTGTTTGGGACTAGAGACATCTAAACAAGATAAAAAGCAAAGGAGCCAAAGAGATCAGCCAAGTTCCTTTCTAGCAGCTTGTTTTCTGATGCTGCAGATGCAGTGCTACTTGAGCAAGCTCGAATACTGTATAACAACTTATTATCTATGATTTAAAATTCTTGGTTTTCTTTAAAGGCTGACAATTCAATTTTAAATGTTCTATGTAAAATTATCCTCTCTAAGCTTGTTCCAAATTTTAATGAGATTTATTTCTGAGGGAAGTTGGCTTTCCTGTCACTGTTTGACCG
It encodes the following:
- the LOC141701725 gene encoding DNA repair protein XRCC3 homolog, whose protein sequence is NLGCPVLDQYLAGGVPCGSITELSGESGSGKTQIALQLLLSAQLPLSLGGLASSSLYLHSEPPYPFRRFEQLSKAFYLSYPQLFDSVQCVRNNVLVQELDSADHLFDVVFKLDSALAKESRKTMPIKVLVIDSIAALFRSEFDNNPFDLKRRANLFFKISSTLKFVAKKYGVAVLVTNQVVDVMRSGDLNGLRIGNYDSLYSSGRRVCPALGISWANCVNSRLFLSMNEEVVGNVAGEGDDNTLCRRTKREMHVVFAPHLPSSSCEYVIYREGVFGVRGQIEISVFGTSLNSDASKNPTFLLCDKEYSCGNV